The following is a genomic window from Labeo rohita strain BAU-BD-2019 chromosome 11, IGBB_LRoh.1.0, whole genome shotgun sequence.
GCAGCATCAACCTCTACGTTCACTGTACCTGTCAGCTGAGCCCTCAGTGCACACAGCTcctttaacataacataatataatatatataatatcatataatataatataatacaacgTAGATGATTCTATCAGAAAACTATTACATACCTCTTGGTGATTCTTATGCATACATGCCAGCTCATCCTCAAGACTCCTCAATTGCATCTCCAGTTCACACTTTGCCATGTTCGTCTGGTCCAGCAAGCGGCGCAGGTTAGCGATGTCGGCCTCCACATACTGCCGCATCACCACCTCATGCTCATATCTGATTAGTGGTAAGGTGACATAGTGAATAGACACACCAATCACTGTTTGAACAGCACCAgtttaataaacacacacacacacacacacacactactgttcaaaagtttcaaaCTGTTcaattttttcagtgtttttaaaagatgtttatgcTCACCTAAGCTCAcctaactaaaaaaatacagcaaaaccgTAATATTGTAATCttaaaagctttttgttttgtaatatcttttataatttattgataatttatcttttattaatttatttcagcaatGTCAAAGCTGATTTGTTTTAGCAGCCAGTGATTACTCCTAAGTATCATGGGATcttataaatcattctaatacgttgatttgctgctcaagaagcatttaattgcagtttttatcaatgttgaaaagagatgtGCTGAATATTTTATCCATCAAACTGGTTTTGTCAACACTTTGTAACTTACTTTGTCCTGAAGTCATCAGCAGCCAGTTTAGAGTTGTCAATCTGCAGGAGGAGGTTGGCGTTCTCTGTGGTAGCAATGGTAATCTGAGACGTAGAACATTTAATACATGAGAGCACATAAATGTTGGGAAAAATCTCAAATTCCGAAATTCTGAAAAAGCAAGTGATAATCTTTGAATTCTTTTTCAGCTGCTATATCTGAAAGAATGTAATTGCACAAGAACTATTCATTTAGATAGCACTGTACCTTGTTCTGCAGGTCCTTAATTTCGCACAAGTAGTGGGTGTAGTCCCTCTGTGGGATCGCCGCTTTCCTTTCATAGTACTCGCGGATCTGCCTTTCCAGAACGGCATTGGCAGACTCCAGCGAGCGCACCATGTCCAGGTAGGATGCCAGGCGGTCGTTCAGGTTCTGCAAGGTGGCCTTCTCACCTCCCACAAATCCTCCGTATCCACCACCAAAACTGGATCCTCCACCAAAACCAGATCCTCCACCATGACCGAATACTCCAACAAATTCGCATCCTCCACTAAAACCAGATCTTCCACCAAAACCGCATCCTCCACCAAAAATGGATCCTCCACTAAAACCAGATCTTCCACCAAAACCGGATCCTTTACCAAGACCATATCCTCCACCAAAACCGCATCCCCTACCAAGACCATGTCCTCCACCAAATCCTTTACCGTATCCTCCAGTTCTGAAAGAGCAAGAGGAGCGGGTGCTACCTCCACAGATACTGTAGGCTTTGCGTGGAAAGCCACAGCGACCCTTGCTGATTATTGACTTTGAGGTCATGCATGAGGTCTTTGCTCCTTTGCAAGACATCTTGTGGATGGATACAGAGATCAGATGAAACCAGAGAGGACACCGCAGGAAGCAGTTCGAGTTGTCCAAATGAGGATGGCAGCTTTGAGCCAAGCTCTGACCTTTTTATAGAGATGGAGAACCAGGGCGGCTCCTGGACCCTGTGGGTGGGTGAAGGAGGTAGGGTGTGTGTGGGAGAGGGCATGTGTGTCAGTCCAAGCTGTCACCACCAGCAGAGTTCAAACAGTGTTCATGTTCCACCCTAGTGATGAAACTGCTAAGGGCAGTGTGTTAATTGTATGTACTCATGAGATTATATTAgatatagattatattgatccTCAATCAAGAAAACAAAGGAGAGAGTGCAGTAAGACAACTAGGCTTTCGACATGCACTGTGTGTACAGGGGCGCCGTTATAGGGGATGCAGAGTATATCAGGTGTATGGGCCCAGGACGGTAGGGGGCCCAAATCACGACtttggatatttatttatttggatatttatgtatttaagcTTTAAAGGACAAATAGCTTACACTTTGCTATTTATTATGTATGGCTGTTTTTCTcacaatatttcttttaaatgtggCCAAATTACAATGTGAATGAATGACATTCCTGAAGTGACCAgcatgagcaaaaaaaaaaagacggtGTGAAGTGCGCTGTCATACAGAAGTAAACATGGAGACCTCTGAATTTTATGCGGTTATTTTATGTGCTTTGGTTCAAAGCTAAATCTTCCATCACcatcttgtctttctcacctcACTCGTCAGATCGGTTCACTCTCCTCATGTGATAACGGAAAACGACTCCTGCCATGGATCTCTGATGCAACAGTTGACTGTTGCACACTGCATTAAGCAGCCgtattcagtttttaattttactgcctgttctctaactgaactaaatgattttactataaaaaaattactataaaaaacaaaatgatggtGGGGGGCGGTGTCATGGTGGGCAAGTGACAAACCGGTGTTCCAACCGGCTTAACACTGGGTAACACTGATAACACCGACTACCGCAACATGTCTCACTTGAACAATATAACAtggtttaaaaagttatttgaaataaaacatttcagtgttacttgaaataatataaatattaactattaaattattttaatttcttacttagtttttttaaatttcttattaagcgttaaaagaaaaaacacattcatcttTGGACCAAAAATTTCTGTCATGCATACGGGGGGTATGCATGACAGAAATTTGGTCCAaagatgaatgtgttttttctttctaaaactCATCATGGTGCCCCTGGTGTGTGTATACAAGTTAATGTATACAGTCTATACaattgtgtgagtgtgtgttttttatgagAAATCCCTTAGACAGGTCGGTGCAGAAAAAGGAGGTCGAGCTGGGTCACTCTGGGGTGATGTGAGATCATCTGTGGCAGTTTCAAAACCCTTTTACAAATCACACAGATCAATGTGAGTACTTGGGTGCCCAGCAATAGTGAGTACACTATTGTACATAATTAATGATAATGCAAAATGGATTAAGACTGTTATGCTTGATTATACATGGTGAGTCAAAGATCAAAA
Proteins encoded in this region:
- the LOC127172657 gene encoding keratin, type I cytoskeletal 19-like — translated: MSCKGAKTSCMTSKSIISKGRCGFPRKAYSICGGSTRSSCSFRTGGYGKGFGGGHGLGRGCGFGGGYGLGKGSGFGGRSGFSGGSIFGGGCGFGGRSGFSGGCEFVGVFGHGGGSGFGGGSSFGGGYGGFVGGEKATLQNLNDRLASYLDMVRSLESANAVLERQIREYYERKAAIPQRDYTHYLCEIKDLQNKITIATTENANLLLQIDNSKLAADDFRTKYEHEVVMRQYVEADIANLRRLLDQTNMAKCELEMQLRSLEDELACMHKNHQEELCALRAQLTGTVNVEVDAAPQEDLKKVLQEIRAHYENIIQRHRREQEEWFNDQMAGLNKEMEKSTEDMAKYRTEITDLRTTLKSLEIELQSQISMVAALEKSLMETEASYSSMLACFQNQINMLEAELAQLRASIEQQGRDYAVLLDIKTRLEQEIATYRCLLEKQDIK